One region of uncultured Sulfurimonas sp. genomic DNA includes:
- a CDS encoding arginyltransferase, which yields MNLLKEFSLNDKCSYLDNINQTTHYKVIEDCDAMQCQELIERGYRRFGKMYFRPICENCNECQSIKIDVKNFKFSKSQKRVINKAKSIKSYIQTPTMTKAHLNLFEKYHLYMKNKKNWEHNSTSPQAYYSSFVDGHNGFGYEILYYLEDKLIAIDLIDILEDGISSIYFYYDPDYKKYSLGKLSLLYQIKFAESKNKNWIYLGYYVKNCSSLSYKADYKPYLTLQGRPNSEETFIWV from the coding sequence ATGAATCTACTTAAAGAATTTTCTCTAAATGACAAATGTTCCTATCTTGATAACATAAATCAAACTACACATTATAAAGTTATAGAAGATTGTGATGCTATGCAGTGTCAAGAGCTTATAGAAAGAGGCTATAGAAGATTTGGCAAGATGTATTTTAGACCTATATGTGAAAATTGCAATGAATGCCAAAGTATAAAAATTGATGTTAAAAATTTTAAATTTTCAAAATCTCAAAAAAGAGTGATAAATAAAGCCAAATCAATTAAGAGTTATATTCAAACACCAACTATGACAAAAGCTCACCTAAATCTTTTTGAAAAATATCATCTATATATGAAAAATAAAAAGAATTGGGAACATAATTCAACAAGCCCACAAGCTTATTATAGTTCTTTTGTTGATGGTCATAATGGTTTTGGATATGAAATCTTATATTATTTAGAAGATAAATTAATTGCTATTGACCTTATTGACATCTTAGAAGATGGAATTTCTTCTATATATTTTTATTACGATCCTGATTATAAAAAATATAGTCTTGGTAAACTATCTTTACTCTATCAAATAAAGTTCGCTGAATCAAAAAACAAGAATTGGATATATTTAGGTTACTACGTAAAAAATTGTTCATCACTATCTTATAAGGCTGATTATAAGCCATATTTAACACTACAAGGAAGACCAAATAGTGAAGAAACGTTTATATGGGTTTAG
- the fusA gene encoding elongation factor G, with amino-acid sequence MARSHKLNDVRNIGIAAHIDAGKTTTTERILFYTGVEHKIGEVHDGAATMDWMEQEQERGITITSAATTCEWAGKQINIIDTPGHVDFTIEVERSMRVLDGAVSVFCAVGGVQPQSETVWRQRNRYKVPSIVFVNKMDRTGADFYEVERQIRDRLKGNPMPIQLPIGAEENFEGVVDIVSMKEIVWDQDAAMGSNYHVQDIRAELQDKAEEYREKMLETLSEVDGNEEFAEKFLEGEEISEEEIKAAIKAATIGMAVVPMTPGTAFKNKGVQTLLDAVVAYLPSPLEAPAIMGTLMDDEEVEIAVPSTDDGDFAALAFKIMTDPFVGVLTFIRVYRGSLEAGSFVHNSTKDKKERVGRIVKMHAIKREEIKEIYAGEIGAVVGLKATTTGDTLCTGEQKVVLERMDFPEPVISVAVEPKTKADQEKMGLALGKLAAEDPSFRVHTDEETGQTIISGMGELHLEILVDRMKREFKVEAEVGAPQVSYRESIKDEVQQEHKYAKQSGGRGAFGHVYLTIKPGEAGSGFVFHNEIKGGAIPKEFIPAVEKGCAETMNNGVLAGYPMEDMDITLYDGSYHDVDSNEMAFKLAASMAFKEGCRKARPSILEPMMKVEVEVPEDFMGDVIGDLNRRRGQVNNMSDRSGNKIVDAYVPLSEMFGYSTDLRSATQGRATYSMEFHHYEEVPKNISEEIQKKRNG; translated from the coding sequence ATGGCAAGATCTCATAAACTTAATGATGTAAGAAACATTGGTATTGCTGCACATATTGATGCAGGTAAAACAACTACAACTGAAAGAATTTTATTCTATACAGGTGTTGAGCATAAAATAGGTGAAGTACATGATGGTGCTGCAACTATGGATTGGATGGAACAAGAGCAAGAGCGTGGTATTACAATTACTTCTGCTGCTACAACTTGTGAGTGGGCTGGTAAACAAATCAATATTATTGATACTCCGGGTCACGTTGACTTTACTATTGAAGTTGAGCGTTCTATGCGTGTACTTGATGGTGCTGTTTCAGTATTTTGTGCAGTTGGTGGAGTTCAACCTCAATCTGAGACTGTATGGAGACAAAGAAATCGTTATAAAGTTCCATCAATTGTTTTTGTTAACAAAATGGATAGAACAGGTGCTGATTTCTATGAAGTTGAACGTCAAATCCGTGATCGTTTAAAAGGTAACCCAATGCCTATTCAGTTACCAATCGGTGCTGAAGAGAATTTTGAAGGTGTTGTAGATATCGTTTCAATGAAAGAAATTGTATGGGATCAAGATGCTGCAATGGGTTCTAACTACCATGTGCAAGATATTCGTGCTGAACTACAAGATAAAGCTGAAGAGTATAGAGAAAAAATGCTTGAAACTCTTTCAGAAGTTGATGGTAATGAAGAATTTGCTGAAAAATTCTTAGAAGGTGAAGAAATTTCTGAAGAAGAAATTAAAGCAGCTATTAAAGCAGCAACTATCGGTATGGCTGTTGTTCCAATGACTCCTGGTACTGCATTTAAAAACAAAGGTGTTCAAACTTTACTTGACGCTGTTGTTGCTTACTTACCATCTCCACTTGAAGCACCTGCAATTATGGGTACTTTAATGGATGATGAAGAAGTTGAAATAGCAGTTCCATCAACTGATGATGGTGATTTTGCAGCACTAGCATTTAAAATCATGACTGACCCATTTGTTGGTGTATTAACTTTCATTCGTGTTTATCGTGGTTCATTAGAAGCTGGATCGTTCGTTCACAACTCTACTAAAGATAAAAAAGAGAGAGTTGGCCGTATCGTTAAGATGCACGCTATTAAACGTGAAGAGATAAAAGAGATATATGCAGGTGAAATTGGTGCTGTAGTTGGTCTTAAAGCAACTACTACTGGTGATACTCTGTGTACAGGTGAACAAAAAGTAGTTCTAGAGAGAATGGACTTCCCAGAACCAGTTATCTCTGTTGCAGTTGAGCCAAAAACTAAAGCTGACCAAGAAAAAATGGGTCTTGCATTAGGTAAACTAGCTGCTGAAGATCCATCTTTTAGAGTTCATACAGATGAAGAAACTGGTCAAACTATTATTTCAGGAATGGGTGAACTTCACCTAGAAATTCTTGTAGATAGAATGAAAAGAGAATTCAAAGTTGAAGCTGAAGTTGGTGCTCCACAAGTTTCTTATCGTGAATCAATTAAAGATGAAGTACAACAAGAACACAAGTATGCTAAGCAATCTGGTGGTCGTGGTGCATTTGGTCACGTTTATCTTACTATTAAGCCAGGTGAAGCTGGTAGTGGTTTTGTATTTCACAATGAAATCAAGGGTGGAGCAATTCCAAAAGAATTTATTCCTGCTGTTGAGAAGGGTTGTGCTGAGACTATGAATAATGGTGTTCTTGCTGGATACCCAATGGAAGATATGGATATCACACTTTATGATGGTTCATACCATGATGTTGACTCTAACGAGATGGCATTTAAACTTGCTGCATCTATGGCGTTTAAAGAGGGTTGTAGAAAAGCTAGACCTTCTATCTTAGAGCCAATGATGAAAGTTGAAGTTGAAGTTCCTGAAGATTTTATGGGAGATGTTATCGGTGACCTTAACCGTCGTCGTGGACAAGTTAACAATATGAGTGACCGTTCAGGTAACAAAATTGTTGATGCTTATGTTCCTCTTTCTGAAATGTTTGGTTATTCAACTGATTTACGTTCTGCAACTCAAGGACGTGCTACTTACTCAATGGAATTTCATCACTATGAAGAAGTTCCTAAAAACATCTCTGAAGAAATTCAGAAAAAGAGAAATGGTTAA